A window of Primulina tabacum isolate GXHZ01 chromosome 4, ASM2559414v2, whole genome shotgun sequence contains these coding sequences:
- the LOC142542165 gene encoding auxin-responsive protein IAA14-like, which yields MSVFLGEERGLNLKDTELCLGLPGGGGEIGELMKITGKRNYSETVDLKLNIQDNESDAIDLKENMKKSAMVKTGGVLPPKDPVKPPAKAQVVGWPPVRSFRKNIMAHQKNSCEESAEKPAFVKVSMDGAPYLRKVDLTMYESYQQLSDALAKMFSSFTMGNYGTQGMIDFMNERKLMDLLNSSEYVPTYEDKDGDWMLVGDVPWEMFIASCKRLRIMKGSEAIGLAPRAMEKCKSRC from the exons ATGTCTGTTTTTCTCGGGGAGGAGCGTGGCCTGAATCTTAAGGATACTGAGCTTTGCCTGGGGCTTCCGGGCGGCGGAGGGGAAATTGGTGAGCTTATGAAGATAACCGGGAAAAGAAACTACTCTGAAACAGTTGATCTGAAGCTCAACATACAAGACAATGAATCAGATGCTATAGATCTCAAGGAAAACATGAAAAAATCAGCTATGGTGAAGACGGGCGGCGTGCTTCCTCCCAAAGATCCCGTCAAGCCACCGGCGAA GGCCCAAGTGGTGGGGTGGCCACCAGTCCGGTCCTTCCGCAAGAACATTATGGCTCACCAGAAGAACAGCTGCGAGGAGTCGGCGGAGAAGCCAGCCTTCGTGAAGGTGTCGATGGATGGGGCACCGTATCTTCGCAAAGTGGACTTGACGATGTACGAGAGTTACCAACAGCTCTCCGATGCCCTTGCTAAAATGTTTAGCTCCTTCACCATGG GTAATTATGGGACCCAAGGAATGATAGATTTTATGAACGAGAGGAAATTAATGGATTTGCTGAATAGTTCGGAATATGTTCCCACATACGAAGATAAGGATGGTGACTGGATGCTCGTGGGCGACGTACCGTGGGA GATGTTTATTGCTTCATGCAAGCGCCTTCGTATTATGAAAGGATCAGAAGCAATTGGACTGG CTCCAAGGGCAATGGAGAAATGCAAGAGCAGGTGTTAA